The following are from one region of the Blastocatellia bacterium genome:
- the glmU gene encoding bifunctional UDP-N-acetylglucosamine diphosphorylase/glucosamine-1-phosphate N-acetyltransferase GlmU yields MTDVMILAAGLGTRMKSRRAKVLHEVAGLPLVAHVLRAAFKLAPEAIFTVVGHQAEEVERAVRDEAARLVEGGAARPDLQFVLQTEQRGTGHAVMAGREQLQGRSGSIIVLAGDGPMIKSDTLARLSEAHQHEGNAATVLTVEMNDPTGYGRIIRDDRGGFARIVEQKDGSPSELAVREVCVSIYCFDVAALLEALDHLRTDNAQGEYYLTDVPAVMLEQGKRVGVLCHTDPEEVQGVNSRVELAELDQKLRAAKLRELMLAGVTIVDPATTYIHQDVEIGQDTIIHPQVIVEGASRIGANCTIFSWTRLRNVTIEDDVTIRNSTVIEDSVIHRRASVGPFARLRMHAEIGEKAAIGNFVEVKKSKIGTGTKASHLTYLGDATLGDDVNIGAGTVTCNYDGVRKNQTIIEDGVRIGSDTMLVAPVRVGRGSKTGAGAVVTKDVPPDSLAVGVPAIIKKKLQ; encoded by the coding sequence ATGACTGATGTAATGATACTGGCCGCGGGACTGGGCACGCGGATGAAGTCGCGCCGCGCCAAAGTCCTGCACGAAGTCGCCGGCCTGCCGCTCGTCGCCCACGTCTTGCGCGCCGCTTTCAAACTGGCTCCAGAAGCCATTTTTACGGTCGTCGGCCATCAAGCTGAGGAGGTCGAGCGCGCCGTCCGCGATGAGGCGGCGCGGCTCGTCGAGGGCGGCGCGGCGCGGCCTGACTTGCAATTCGTTTTGCAGACCGAACAGCGCGGTACTGGCCATGCGGTGATGGCAGGGCGCGAACAACTGCAAGGCCGCAGCGGATCAATCATCGTACTGGCCGGCGACGGGCCGATGATCAAGAGCGACACGCTCGCGCGGCTCAGCGAAGCGCACCAGCATGAAGGCAATGCCGCAACCGTGCTGACCGTCGAGATGAATGACCCGACCGGCTATGGGCGAATCATTCGAGATGATCGCGGCGGCTTTGCGCGCATCGTCGAGCAGAAAGATGGCTCGCCGTCTGAGCTTGCCGTGCGCGAAGTCTGCGTCAGCATCTACTGCTTCGACGTGGCGGCGCTGCTTGAGGCGCTCGACCACCTGCGCACAGACAACGCGCAGGGCGAATACTATCTGACGGACGTGCCGGCGGTGATGCTTGAGCAGGGCAAGCGCGTCGGCGTGCTCTGTCACACAGACCCCGAAGAGGTGCAAGGCGTCAACAGCCGCGTCGAGCTGGCCGAGCTTGACCAAAAGCTGCGCGCCGCTAAGCTCCGCGAGTTGATGCTCGCCGGCGTGACCATCGTGGACCCGGCGACGACCTACATTCATCAGGATGTCGAGATCGGTCAGGACACCATCATCCACCCGCAGGTCATCGTCGAAGGCGCGAGCCGCATCGGCGCCAACTGCACGATTTTTTCATGGACGCGACTGCGCAACGTCACCATTGAAGATGACGTGACGATTCGCAACTCGACGGTAATCGAAGACAGCGTCATCCATCGGCGGGCCAGCGTCGGCCCATTCGCGCGCCTCAGGATGCATGCAGAGATCGGCGAGAAGGCCGCCATCGGCAACTTCGTCGAAGTCAAGAAATCGAAGATCGGCACCGGCACCAAGGCATCGCACCTGACCTATCTCGGCGATGCGACGCTCGGCGATGACGTCAACATCGGCGCCGGCACGGTGACGTGCAATTATGACGGCGTTCGCAAGAATCAAACGATTATCGAAGACGGCGTCCGCATCGGCAGCGACACGATGCTGGTGGCCCCTGTGCGGGTCGGGCGCGGCTCGAAGACCGGCGCGGGCGCGGTCGTCACCAAAGACGTGCCGCCCGATTCGCTGGCCGTCGGCGTTCCTGCGATCATCAAGAAAAAGCTTCAGTGA
- a CDS encoding YvcK family protein, translating into MREANRGLRIVSIGGGTGLSSLLSGLKAHVGEDCLAVAPDAAWIETLTAVVTVTDDGGSSGRLREEFQILPPGDIRNCMVALAEDERLLTQLFQYRFESGGDLAGHSFGNLFLAALTGVTGDFFEAIKVSSEVLAIKGRIFPSTVEDVTLVAEFEDGRTILGESKIVEARAPIRRLRLSHPCGPVPETLEAIAEADLITIGPGSLYTSIIPNLLVDEIVAALNRSPAMKAYICNVMTQPGETDGFTVENHLRALLAHSPALKLDYVIVNSAPIHAELREKYLADGAVQVEFETAPLCSGEIPVKLRIGQSPDARSILVLCGNLVSEHDVVRHDSHRLAQLVLNIHQRHLTPPLSFSDTRRSDFGF; encoded by the coding sequence GTGAGAGAAGCGAATCGTGGATTGCGCATTGTGTCAATCGGCGGCGGCACCGGTCTATCGAGCCTGCTTTCAGGTCTAAAGGCGCACGTCGGCGAAGACTGTCTCGCCGTCGCGCCCGACGCGGCCTGGATCGAAACGCTCACCGCGGTGGTGACCGTCACCGACGACGGCGGCAGCTCGGGCCGCCTGCGCGAAGAGTTTCAAATCCTGCCGCCCGGCGACATCCGCAATTGCATGGTGGCGCTCGCCGAAGACGAGCGGTTGTTGACGCAGCTCTTTCAATACCGTTTTGAGTCGGGCGGCGACCTCGCCGGCCACAGCTTCGGAAATCTCTTTCTGGCCGCGCTCACGGGCGTCACCGGCGATTTTTTTGAAGCCATCAAAGTCAGCAGCGAAGTGCTGGCCATCAAGGGGCGCATCTTTCCGTCAACCGTCGAGGACGTCACCCTGGTGGCCGAGTTCGAAGACGGGCGCACCATTCTCGGCGAGAGCAAGATTGTCGAGGCGCGCGCCCCGATTCGCCGCTTGCGTCTATCGCATCCATGCGGCCCGGTTCCCGAAACCCTCGAAGCCATCGCCGAGGCCGACCTGATTACGATTGGCCCCGGCTCGCTCTACACCTCAATCATTCCGAACCTGCTGGTTGATGAGATCGTCGCGGCGCTGAACCGGTCGCCGGCGATGAAGGCGTACATCTGCAATGTCATGACGCAGCCGGGCGAGACGGACGGCTTCACGGTCGAAAACCACCTGCGCGCTTTGCTGGCGCACAGCCCCGCCTTGAAGCTCGATTATGTGATCGTCAACTCGGCGCCCATCCATGCCGAGCTGCGCGAGAAATATCTCGCCGACGGCGCCGTGCAGGTCGAGTTTGAGACCGCGCCGCTCTGCTCCGGCGAGATTCCCGTCAAGTTGCGCATCGGCCAGTCGCCGGACGCCCGCAGCATCCTTGTGCTGTGCGGCAACCTGGTCAGCGAACATGACGTCGTGCGCCATGACTCGCACAGGCTGGCGCAACTGGTGTTGAATATTCATCAGCGCCACCTGACGCCGCCGCTCAGCTTCAGCGACACGCGCCGTTCAGATTTTGGATTTTAG
- a CDS encoding tetratricopeptide repeat protein: MKAAPKPAKKPAAKTAPPRPAARRVAAPVKPVKPAPPPPKKTPPATLLAVKAFEQALRLFNRHDYSGAKGAFDSILDRFGDQADIVAPARTYIAICDQRMARTPAVPRNPDALYDQGVVQLNKGNFAEAVALFEKALKAEPRADHIWYSLSAAYARLHQPPKSLDALRRAIVIRSVHRSHARRDPDFASLHTNEEFQQLTGFGFDFDEE, encoded by the coding sequence GTGAAAGCTGCGCCGAAGCCGGCCAAAAAGCCCGCGGCTAAAACAGCGCCGCCGCGCCCGGCTGCTCGCCGAGTCGCCGCGCCTGTGAAGCCTGTCAAACCGGCGCCGCCGCCACCGAAAAAGACGCCGCCCGCGACGCTGCTTGCGGTCAAAGCCTTTGAGCAGGCGTTGCGCCTGTTCAACCGCCATGACTACAGCGGCGCCAAAGGAGCGTTTGATAGCATACTGGATCGGTTCGGCGATCAGGCAGACATCGTCGCACCGGCGCGCACCTACATCGCCATTTGCGATCAGCGCATGGCGCGGACGCCGGCGGTGCCGCGCAACCCCGATGCGCTTTATGATCAAGGCGTCGTGCAGCTCAACAAAGGCAATTTCGCTGAAGCCGTGGCGCTCTTTGAAAAAGCCTTGAAGGCCGAGCCGCGCGCCGACCATATCTGGTATTCACTGTCTGCCGCCTACGCGCGTTTGCACCAGCCGCCCAAATCTCTCGACGCTTTGCGCCGCGCCATTGTGATACGCTCAGTGCATCGCTCCCACGCTCGGCGCGACCCGGACTTTGCCAGCCTCCACACCAACGAAGAGTTCCAACAGTTGACCGGCTTCGGCTTTGACTTTGACGAGGAATGA
- a CDS encoding uroporphyrinogen-III synthase: MSNASHFSGQGNTEISQRPLAAKKVMLTRPPAQSTEMAVGLEQLGATVIHFPTIEIAEPSSWQGLDDAIARLESYDWLIFTSVNGVEFFFRRLAERRQDGLSVLSGSRTCVVGPATARALISAGGQVDLTARDSTGEGVLAALIDAVGGEEKLASLRFLLPRARVAREVLPAELARHGAHVDSVETYQTLRPSVDRASLIRLITESHVDAIAFTSPSTVNNFAALIGTDDLANRLSGIVVASIGPVTSEALRAHGLTDIVQPRRYNAAALVQALTEALTRDEGVRGSV; the protein is encoded by the coding sequence ATGAGTAACGCAAGCCATTTTTCAGGTCAAGGTAACACGGAAATAAGCCAGCGTCCGCTCGCCGCCAAGAAAGTGATGCTGACGCGCCCGCCGGCGCAGTCCACCGAAATGGCTGTAGGGCTCGAACAACTGGGCGCGACGGTGATTCACTTTCCCACCATAGAAATCGCCGAGCCGAGCAGTTGGCAAGGTCTTGATGACGCAATTGCCCGGCTGGAATCTTATGACTGGCTGATCTTCACCAGCGTCAACGGCGTCGAATTCTTCTTTCGCCGGCTTGCCGAACGACGGCAGGACGGTTTGAGCGTGCTGTCAGGCTCACGAACCTGTGTCGTTGGCCCGGCAACTGCGCGAGCCCTCATTTCAGCCGGCGGGCAGGTCGATCTGACCGCAAGAGATTCAACCGGCGAAGGGGTGCTGGCGGCTCTCATTGACGCGGTCGGCGGCGAGGAAAAGCTCGCCAGCCTCAGATTCCTCTTGCCGCGCGCCCGTGTGGCCCGCGAAGTCTTGCCGGCAGAACTGGCGCGACACGGCGCGCATGTTGATTCGGTCGAAACGTATCAAACCCTGCGCCCGAGTGTTGACCGCGCCAGCCTGATTCGCCTAATCACAGAGAGTCACGTTGATGCCATCGCGTTCACTAGCCCTTCAACCGTCAACAATTTCGCGGCGCTCATCGGCACGGATGATCTTGCCAATCGCCTGAGCGGTATCGTCGTCGCTAGCATCGGCCCGGTGACCTCGGAGGCCTTGCGCGCCCACGGCCTCACGGACATCGTGCAACCCCGACGCTATAACGCCGCCGCACTGGTCCAGGCGCTTACCGAAGCATTGACGCGTGACGAAGGGGTCCGTGGAAGTGTTTAA
- a CDS encoding VWA domain-containing protein yields the protein MISNPRGRARLTLWLFLVVAMVAAPAYAQDPQKTDDQTPVRLNSTLVQVPAIVTERGGKFITDLTKADFTVFEDGKRQEVALFTALKQPFNAVLVLDTSNSAQDRLRAIQNTAVTFTKELAAGDRTMVISFDNDIHELTEFTHDQKELESAIRGVESGFGKLLYEAMVRALDKLRGQEGRRAVILFSDGVDMKSIEATAEKTMQMAEEVGAVIYVVRFDTRWFIEAEARKQEAERPKKRLPFDVDGRIPLPPDFGGPDITSDNPEIPTPQKPKIEIDMGGMGSPRRQPPVVYDPGSRAPMGLPQPREADPISDNLDKLYGEADQFMLAITARTGGRVYQAETFENTRAAFAAIADELHNLYVLGYYPTAARRDNKLHKLKVEVARKNVLVRARTGYRTQTADR from the coding sequence ATGATAAGCAATCCGCGGGGTCGAGCCCGTCTCACATTGTGGCTTTTCCTGGTGGTGGCGATGGTCGCCGCGCCAGCCTACGCGCAGGACCCGCAGAAGACCGACGACCAGACGCCTGTGCGGCTCAACTCGACGCTCGTGCAGGTTCCGGCCATCGTCACCGAGCGCGGCGGCAAGTTTATCACCGACCTTACAAAAGCTGACTTCACCGTTTTTGAAGACGGCAAGCGGCAAGAGGTCGCGCTCTTCACCGCGCTCAAACAACCATTCAACGCCGTGCTTGTCCTCGACACCTCCAACAGCGCTCAGGATCGCTTGCGGGCGATTCAAAACACCGCCGTGACGTTCACCAAAGAACTCGCCGCCGGCGACCGCACGATGGTCATCTCGTTCGACAATGACATCCATGAGCTGACCGAATTCACTCACGACCAGAAAGAGCTTGAATCGGCCATTCGCGGTGTCGAGTCAGGTTTCGGCAAGCTGCTCTATGAAGCGATGGTACGCGCTCTGGACAAGCTCCGCGGCCAGGAAGGCCGCCGCGCCGTCATCCTCTTCAGCGACGGCGTTGACATGAAAAGCATCGAAGCGACTGCCGAGAAGACCATGCAGATGGCCGAAGAGGTCGGCGCGGTGATTTACGTGGTACGCTTTGACACGCGCTGGTTCATCGAGGCCGAAGCTCGCAAGCAAGAAGCCGAGCGCCCCAAAAAGCGATTGCCCTTCGACGTGGATGGGCGCATTCCGCTGCCGCCTGATTTTGGCGGGCCGGACATCACAAGTGATAATCCGGAAATCCCCACGCCGCAGAAGCCCAAGATCGAAATTGATATGGGCGGCATGGGGTCGCCGCGTCGCCAGCCGCCCGTCGTCTACGACCCGGGGTCGCGCGCCCCGATGGGCTTGCCGCAACCCCGCGAAGCCGATCCGATCTCGGATAATCTCGACAAGCTGTATGGTGAGGCCGATCAGTTCATGCTCGCGATCACGGCGCGCACGGGTGGCCGGGTTTACCAGGCCGAGACCTTCGAGAACACTCGCGCCGCCTTTGCCGCCATCGCCGACGAGTTGCACAATCTTTACGTCTTGGGCTACTACCCGACCGCCGCGCGACGGGATAATAAGCTCCATAAGCTCAAAGTCGAAGTCGCCCGCAAGAATGTTCTAGTGCGCGCCCGCACCGGCTATCGCACACAGACCGCCGACAGATAG
- a CDS encoding DUF6600 domain-containing protein, giving the protein MKRALPMLLTLLSLLLISNSSFAQTPDNTDADVEDEAPAGRVVRVSFVEGDVSFQRAGTSEWAAAIENLPLFAGDQVYAGNGARVELQLGRGSYIRLSENTALTITDLRDDGVQFEMPAGMAFVRVEQFASAFKRFEVDVPNAALLLQEDGLYRINVRGDDNSEVIVRRGAAEVSTDEGSFKLREGRRLLIDTSASGRLEVAYDTTQDDWDLWSTTRDATIGQGVSGTPADVTQYETTYSDFYGVSDLSSYGSWYDDPSYGRCWRPRVTAGWAPYRQGQWLWTPYAGWTWVSSEPWGWAPYHYGRWVFGPAYGWAWVPGYGRSVSRNDNYRWRAYYRWRPALVGFFDAPSPRGHYVGWYPLAPGQHWRRPDRSQRGGDHSHLQNPTTRDDWQRPGRNTFILPPHHERGVTLLPVDGFTRADRAKARPVAPDTDLSNWIKRGARAGLPEIKPSPIAIAPVLRDGESHRVAIPANEIIHRPVVTRNRPSDSQATTNPPRERRLITPRPPVMSNDEPARRAKRERGDESRLKPPVVARPADGQEDYPARQKPNRQERDGAQPRILPADRTDGDSDRAERKARRKNDEAAQPVNQDNSAGEETRARERKQRDEEQVRQRNEERTRQQNEDRAKQHEEERQRRGEEDQNRQRDEERTRQRHEERQRQAEEERNRQRQEEQQRHNEEERARQREQEQNRQRDEERARQRNEEQNRQRDEERNRQRNEEQNRHREKPPEQNTATPNQTKSPRSDSSGESHHQQKQERRAEQEQRKKS; this is encoded by the coding sequence ATGAAACGCGCTCTCCCCATGCTCCTCACGCTCCTGTCTCTGCTGTTGATCAGCAATTCCAGCTTTGCGCAAACGCCTGACAACACCGACGCCGATGTCGAAGATGAAGCACCCGCCGGGCGTGTGGTGCGCGTCAGCTTCGTCGAAGGCGACGTGTCGTTTCAGCGCGCCGGCACCAGCGAATGGGCCGCGGCGATAGAGAATCTCCCCCTGTTTGCCGGCGATCAAGTCTATGCCGGCAATGGCGCCCGCGTTGAATTGCAGCTCGGGCGCGGCAGCTACATCCGGCTTTCGGAAAACACCGCGCTGACGATTACCGACCTGCGCGACGATGGTGTGCAGTTCGAGATGCCGGCAGGGATGGCGTTCGTTCGCGTCGAGCAATTCGCCTCGGCATTCAAGCGCTTTGAAGTGGACGTGCCGAATGCCGCGCTCTTGCTGCAAGAGGATGGGCTCTATCGGATCAACGTGCGCGGCGATGACAACAGCGAAGTGATCGTACGGCGCGGCGCTGCCGAGGTTTCGACTGATGAAGGGAGTTTCAAGCTCCGCGAAGGCCGCCGCTTGTTGATTGATACGTCGGCCAGCGGGCGGCTCGAAGTCGCTTACGACACGACACAGGACGACTGGGATTTATGGAGCACGACGCGCGACGCAACTATCGGTCAGGGTGTGAGCGGTACGCCCGCTGACGTTACGCAATACGAGACGACCTACAGCGACTTTTACGGCGTGAGCGATCTGTCGTCCTATGGCTCGTGGTATGACGATCCGAGCTATGGCCGCTGCTGGCGACCGCGTGTCACCGCAGGCTGGGCGCCGTACCGCCAGGGCCAGTGGCTCTGGACGCCTTACGCCGGCTGGACGTGGGTGTCGAGCGAGCCCTGGGGATGGGCGCCTTACCACTACGGTCGTTGGGTCTTTGGTCCCGCGTATGGCTGGGCCTGGGTGCCGGGATACGGTAGGTCTGTCAGCCGTAATGACAATTACAGATGGCGAGCCTACTATCGCTGGCGTCCGGCGCTGGTTGGTTTCTTCGACGCGCCCTCGCCGCGCGGCCACTACGTTGGCTGGTATCCGCTAGCGCCCGGCCAGCATTGGCGGCGGCCTGATAGATCGCAACGCGGCGGCGATCACTCGCACCTGCAAAACCCGACGACGCGTGACGACTGGCAGCGTCCCGGTCGCAACACCTTCATTCTGCCGCCGCATCATGAGCGCGGCGTCACCCTGTTGCCGGTCGACGGCTTCACACGCGCCGACCGCGCCAAGGCCCGCCCGGTCGCGCCCGACACCGATCTGAGCAACTGGATCAAACGCGGCGCACGGGCCGGATTGCCTGAGATCAAGCCATCGCCCATCGCCATCGCTCCGGTCTTGCGCGACGGCGAGAGCCATCGCGTCGCGATCCCGGCTAACGAAATCATTCACCGTCCGGTGGTGACGCGCAATCGTCCAAGCGATTCCCAGGCGACGACGAACCCACCACGCGAGCGCCGCTTGATCACTCCGCGCCCGCCCGTGATGTCAAATGACGAGCCGGCACGGCGCGCAAAACGCGAGCGCGGTGACGAATCGCGCCTGAAGCCGCCGGTGGTGGCTCGCCCGGCAGACGGGCAGGAAGACTATCCAGCTCGTCAGAAGCCGAACCGCCAGGAACGCGACGGCGCGCAGCCTCGCATCCTGCCGGCAGACCGTACTGATGGCGACAGTGACCGCGCCGAGCGCAAGGCACGGCGCAAGAATGACGAGGCGGCGCAGCCGGTGAATCAGGACAACTCTGCCGGCGAGGAGACGCGAGCCCGCGAGCGCAAACAGCGCGACGAAGAGCAGGTGCGCCAGCGCAACGAAGAGCGTACCCGGCAACAAAACGAAGACCGCGCTAAACAGCACGAGGAAGAACGCCAGCGCCGCGGCGAAGAAGATCAGAACCGACAACGTGACGAAGAGCGCACACGGCAACGCCATGAAGAGCGCCAGCGGCAGGCGGAAGAAGAACGCAACCGCCAGCGCCAAGAGGAACAACAGCGCCATAATGAAGAAGAGCGCGCTCGGCAACGTGAGCAGGAACAGAACCGCCAGCGTGATGAGGAACGTGCCCGGCAGCGCAATGAAGAACAGAATCGCCAGCGCGACGAAGAACGCAATCGTCAGCGGAACGAAGAACAGAACCGCCATCGCGAAAAGCCGCCTGAGCAAAACACCGCGACGCCGAATCAGACCAAGTCGCCGCGCTCCGATTCTTCGGGCGAATCGCATCATCAGCAGAAGCAGGAGCGCCGCGCCGAACAAGAGCAGCGCAAAAAATCCTGA
- a CDS encoding VWA domain-containing protein, with protein MNRNRFGAFLLHSLIAAIAVVGYASQSPKNGRPQPETPRPAPADTGAAQTNTHHPTTQQSGDLPFDRPPLERPALRRDLPPKEAATTAPDKADSVKLAVDLIVLDAQVLQQKTGRIAGDMKKESFTLTEDGVKQTITHFSQDTLPLSVILLIDRGGCMDPFSDRVHEATMAALNRLRPQDEVALMAFHNTVDLVAGFTRDRRRIESALHRIPPHDEQASHCFNRAFDEAANYMNHAGNPDGRRVIIVLTGITTDFDCPGPSGDEVRRAVLESGAVVCGIIPKTAEQRLESGIMRTVTGIGGVFKAKASNLNRLAEETGGEVLSDKPEMLNHVFNDLIDHLRTRYVIGFVSSNTKRDGSFRKIKLDVAQPSTKPEDRLVVRTRRGYIAAKARPINAEKPPAH; from the coding sequence ATGAACAGAAATCGCTTCGGCGCGTTCTTGCTCCACTCCCTCATCGCCGCCATTGCGGTTGTCGGCTACGCCTCGCAATCGCCAAAGAATGGGCGGCCTCAACCTGAAACGCCGCGGCCCGCGCCGGCTGATACGGGGGCCGCACAGACGAATACGCATCATCCGACGACTCAGCAGTCGGGTGATCTGCCGTTTGACCGCCCGCCGCTTGAGCGCCCCGCCCTGCGTCGCGACCTGCCCCCGAAAGAAGCGGCGACGACGGCCCCCGACAAGGCGGACTCTGTCAAGCTGGCGGTAGACCTCATCGTCCTCGATGCACAGGTGCTGCAACAGAAAACAGGCCGCATCGCCGGCGACATGAAGAAGGAATCGTTCACCCTCACAGAAGACGGCGTGAAACAGACGATCACTCACTTTAGCCAGGATACCTTGCCGCTCTCTGTGATCTTGCTGATTGATCGCGGCGGCTGCATGGACCCGTTCAGTGACCGGGTTCACGAAGCGACGATGGCCGCCTTGAACCGGCTGCGCCCGCAGGATGAAGTCGCGCTGATGGCCTTTCACAACACGGTTGATCTGGTCGCCGGCTTCACGCGTGACCGGCGGCGCATCGAAAGCGCGCTGCACCGCATTCCGCCGCACGACGAGCAGGCGAGCCACTGTTTCAACCGCGCCTTTGACGAGGCGGCAAATTACATGAATCACGCCGGCAATCCTGATGGCCGCCGCGTCATCATCGTGCTGACCGGCATCACCACTGACTTTGATTGTCCTGGGCCGAGCGGCGACGAAGTGCGCCGCGCGGTGCTGGAAAGCGGCGCGGTCGTCTGCGGCATCATCCCGAAGACCGCCGAGCAGCGGCTCGAAAGCGGCATCATGCGCACGGTCACGGGCATCGGCGGCGTTTTCAAGGCGAAAGCGTCGAACCTCAACCGGCTGGCCGAAGAGACCGGCGGCGAAGTCCTCAGCGACAAGCCCGAGATGCTCAACCATGTCTTTAATGACCTGATCGATCATCTGCGCACTCGCTATGTCATCGGCTTTGTGTCTTCGAATACAAAGCGCGACGGCAGCTTTCGCAAGATCAAGCTGGATGTGGCGCAGCCTTCGACAAAGCCCGAAGACCGGCTGGTCGTCCGCACGCGGCGCGGCTACATCGCGGCAAAGGCGCGGCCTATTAATGCCGAGAAGCCGCCCGCACACTAA